From Mucilaginibacter rubeus, a single genomic window includes:
- a CDS encoding Gfo/Idh/MocA family protein, whose amino-acid sequence MKIGILGLGEGRSTMSAVLKSEKLELKMVCDMNIEMCKHRAEEFNFHNYTTNYQDMLNDAEIEIIAIYTPDHLHAEHVKQALLHGKHVVCTKPFIDDLRKAAELLELVEQSGKKVFVGQSSRFFEPMKKQRKDYEAGLIGDLITVEAYYHADHRWFLEKPWSLQQAFKWLYGGLSHPVDFIRWYLPEIEEVMGYGMLSANGAKGGLKNPDTMHFIFKAKDGRIARVSGCYTGPVQPVTRDSEMSCILRGTEGCSQGDYMDLRYAITDNTGEERIITWEHKLKHYFRFEGKSHHAGEYQNYLEYFADSITEGYTAYPDIKEGIGTIALLQAMDRSLQTGKPVKVDEILTEFNLTVNELSA is encoded by the coding sequence TAAAAAGCGAAAAGCTTGAACTGAAAATGGTATGCGATATGAATATTGAAATGTGTAAACACCGTGCGGAGGAGTTTAACTTTCATAACTATACCACCAATTACCAGGACATGCTCAACGATGCCGAAATAGAAATCATTGCCATTTATACGCCCGATCATTTACATGCCGAGCACGTTAAACAGGCTTTACTGCATGGCAAACACGTGGTATGTACCAAGCCATTTATTGATGATTTAAGGAAAGCCGCCGAGCTGCTTGAACTGGTTGAGCAAAGCGGCAAAAAGGTATTTGTAGGTCAAAGCTCACGATTTTTTGAACCTATGAAAAAGCAGCGTAAAGATTATGAGGCAGGTTTGATAGGGGATTTGATAACTGTTGAAGCTTACTACCATGCAGATCACCGCTGGTTTTTAGAGAAACCATGGTCGTTACAACAGGCTTTTAAATGGCTATACGGCGGCTTGAGTCACCCGGTTGATTTTATCCGCTGGTATCTGCCGGAGATTGAAGAGGTGATGGGATACGGTATGCTAAGCGCTAATGGCGCCAAAGGCGGTTTAAAGAATCCCGACACGATGCACTTTATATTCAAAGCAAAGGATGGCCGTATTGCACGTGTGAGCGGTTGTTATACCGGGCCGGTACAACCCGTAACCCGCGATAGTGAAATGAGCTGCATTTTACGTGGCACCGAAGGCTGTAGCCAAGGGGATTACATGGATTTACGCTATGCCATCACCGATAATACCGGCGAAGAACGCATCATCACCTGGGAGCACAAGCTTAAACACTACTTCCGGTTTGAGGGCAAAAGCCACCACGCCGGCGAATACCAAAACTACCTCGAATACTTTGCCGATAGCATTACCGAAGGCTACACCGCTTATCCGGATATTAAAGAAGGTATCGGCACCATCGCCCTGCTTCAGGCCATGGATAGGTCGTTACAAACTGGCAAACCCGTAAAGGTTGATGAGATCCTGACCGAATTTAATTTAACCGTAAACGAGCTAAGCGCATGA
- a CDS encoding sodium:solute symporter family transporter produces MSNIVSRLTLLDYSVVALYLVVLMVIGFRASFSNKNKTDETLFLANKSLGWASIGFNMWGTNVGPSMLLAFASIGYSTGIVAVNFDWYAFVFLMLLALVFAPKYIAAKVSTMPEFMGNRYGDSTRNILAWYALIKMLISWLSLGLFAGGFLVRQILGIPMWQSVIVLVSFAGLFAFTGGLKAIAKVNVFQMLLLIGVSLTLTVLGVNKAGGLSAVFHHTPANYWNLIHPASDVKYPWYAILLGYPVSAVAFFCTDQAMVQSVLGAKNLEQGQLGVNFIGWLKILSLPLFILTGILCFILFPHLSDPALAYMTMVTNLFPPGMNGLVIVVLIAVLVGTIGSSLNSLSTVFTMDIYAEKINPNATNKDLIRVGRYTVIGGCVFAIGMALAIDSIKGLNLFDVFQSVLGFIAPPLAVVFLLTVYWKRTTRKAVNIILSAGSVFSLGTGVVYLWVLPPDKYSFWPHYLMLSFFIFVSLAVSAVLISLLDKTPAVYVAEQSEIENTAKPTRRVKIAWLLLTVVMIALYLIFNGH; encoded by the coding sequence ATGAGCAATATCGTATCGCGCCTTACGCTGTTGGATTACTCGGTGGTTGCGTTGTACCTGGTTGTTTTAATGGTAATCGGCTTCCGCGCCAGCTTTAGTAATAAGAACAAAACGGATGAGACGCTTTTTTTGGCCAATAAATCATTGGGATGGGCAAGTATAGGTTTTAATATGTGGGGCACCAATGTGGGGCCGTCCATGTTGCTGGCTTTTGCAAGCATTGGTTACAGCACAGGTATAGTGGCCGTCAATTTCGATTGGTATGCCTTTGTTTTTCTGATGCTGCTGGCCCTGGTATTCGCGCCTAAATACATCGCCGCCAAAGTATCAACCATGCCCGAGTTTATGGGTAACAGGTACGGCGATTCCACCCGTAATATCCTGGCCTGGTACGCACTCATCAAAATGCTGATCTCCTGGCTTTCATTAGGCCTGTTTGCAGGTGGCTTTTTAGTGAGGCAGATATTGGGTATCCCCATGTGGCAATCGGTTATTGTGCTGGTATCTTTCGCGGGCTTATTCGCGTTTACCGGCGGCTTAAAGGCTATTGCCAAAGTAAATGTTTTCCAAATGTTGCTGCTCATCGGCGTATCATTAACGCTGACTGTTTTAGGCGTAAACAAAGCCGGAGGCTTATCAGCCGTATTTCATCACACACCCGCGAACTACTGGAACCTTATCCATCCGGCAAGTGATGTTAAATACCCATGGTATGCTATTTTGCTGGGTTACCCGGTGTCGGCTGTGGCTTTTTTCTGTACAGATCAGGCCATGGTACAATCGGTATTGGGTGCTAAAAACCTGGAGCAGGGGCAGCTTGGCGTTAACTTTATTGGCTGGCTTAAAATATTATCGCTGCCGCTGTTTATCCTAACGGGTATCCTGTGTTTTATCCTTTTTCCGCATCTGAGCGATCCTGCTTTAGCCTACATGACCATGGTTACTAATCTTTTTCCGCCTGGGATGAACGGACTGGTTATTGTAGTGTTGATAGCGGTTTTGGTGGGTACCATTGGCTCATCGCTCAACTCGCTGAGCACCGTGTTTACCATGGATATTTACGCTGAAAAAATTAACCCAAACGCCACCAATAAAGATCTTATCCGTGTGGGGCGTTACACCGTAATTGGCGGCTGCGTGTTTGCCATAGGTATGGCGCTGGCTATTGACAGCATTAAAGGCCTCAATTTGTTTGATGTATTTCAATCCGTATTGGGTTTCATCGCTCCGCCCTTGGCTGTGGTTTTCCTGCTTACAGTTTATTGGAAACGCACTACCCGCAAGGCGGTGAATATCATTCTTTCGGCGGGTTCGGTTTTTAGTTTGGGTACCGGGGTAGTTTACCTGTGGGTATTACCACCCGATAAGTACAGCTTTTGGCCGCATTACCTGATGTTGTCGTTTTTCATATTTGTTTCTCTGGCGGTATCGGCTGTGCTTATCTCATTGCTTGATAAGACACCCGCGGTGTATGTTGCCGAACAATCCGAAATCGAAAATACTGCAAAACCTACCCGGCGTGTGAAAATAGCCTGGCTGCTGCTTACGGTAGTCATGATCGCCTTATACCTCATTTTTAACGGACATTAA
- a CDS encoding alpha-L-rhamnosidase C-terminal domain-containing protein, producing the protein MLLSFMFCTDIAKAQKATWIWYPGDYEVWLSNRMQNRRTERGAFFPPFWKLDSHYLLVDFHKDFTLTNPETVELAVEGQYNVKLDGKALAGYPKNIHVPAGRHRLSLKVYNQAAAPAIFVKGRQLVSDTSWLVTYEDKEWIDESGKTSDVSATKYVNAGNWNFDSADKLPSAFHLPTEEHKPEKTERKEHSILVDFGKETFGYAKLIGLKGKGNVKFCYGESREEALSLTNCELLDSVYIDQPQKADYTMEGSRAFRYINILFDANVSADDVSMLYEYSPIEQRGSFKCSDELINKIWDVSAYTLHLNTREFFIDGIKRDRWIWSGDAYQSYLMNYYLYFDSPTVTRTLYALRGKDPVTSHINTIMDYTFYWFMGIYDYYQYTGDKSFIKQMYPRMQSLMSYCLQRRDKNGLMEGLPGDWVFIDWADKLSKKGDVSFEQLLLCRSLETMALCANVMDDKTGNDQYQKLSADLKSKIFSLYWNSDKHAFVHSLVDGKQSDNVTRYTNMFSIFFNYLNPGQQQEIKKYVLLNDNIQKITTPYMRFYELEALCAMGEQSYVLKEMKDYWGGMLNLGATSFWEEYNPAKTGADRYAMYGRPFGKSLCHAWGASPIYLLGKYYLGVKPTAPGYQQYLIEPQLGDLQWMEGSVPTANGDIKVSCSTKQIKVSSNTGTGLLRFISTSKPVCREGELTAKANGTYELTIQKQKQYTINYSAKK; encoded by the coding sequence ATGCTGCTAAGCTTTATGTTTTGTACTGATATCGCCAAAGCGCAAAAAGCTACCTGGATCTGGTATCCCGGCGATTACGAGGTATGGCTGAGCAACCGGATGCAAAACCGTCGTACCGAGCGGGGCGCTTTCTTTCCGCCGTTCTGGAAACTCGACAGCCATTATCTACTGGTTGATTTTCATAAGGATTTTACGCTTACAAACCCCGAAACGGTTGAACTGGCCGTTGAGGGCCAATACAATGTAAAGCTTGATGGCAAGGCTTTGGCAGGTTACCCAAAAAATATTCATGTGCCGGCTGGCAGGCACAGGCTTAGTCTCAAAGTCTATAACCAGGCCGCTGCTCCCGCCATATTTGTTAAGGGGCGGCAACTGGTGTCAGATACCTCATGGCTGGTAACTTATGAGGATAAGGAATGGATTGACGAATCGGGGAAAACTTCAGATGTATCGGCCACAAAATATGTAAATGCCGGTAACTGGAATTTTGATTCGGCTGACAAATTACCCTCTGCATTTCATTTGCCCACAGAAGAACATAAACCTGAAAAAACGGAACGGAAGGAACACTCTATTTTAGTTGATTTTGGTAAGGAAACCTTTGGTTACGCTAAGCTTATCGGCTTAAAAGGTAAAGGCAATGTTAAATTCTGTTACGGGGAATCAAGGGAAGAAGCTTTATCCTTAACCAATTGTGAACTGTTGGATAGTGTTTACATCGATCAGCCTCAGAAAGCCGATTATACCATGGAAGGTTCCCGTGCTTTCCGTTACATCAATATATTGTTTGATGCTAATGTAAGCGCCGATGATGTTTCCATGCTTTACGAGTATTCGCCGATTGAGCAGCGGGGCAGCTTCAAATGTTCGGACGAGCTGATCAACAAGATCTGGGATGTTTCGGCCTATACCCTGCACCTGAACACCCGCGAGTTTTTTATCGATGGTATAAAACGCGACAGGTGGATCTGGTCGGGCGATGCTTACCAAAGTTATCTGATGAATTATTACCTGTATTTTGATTCGCCAACGGTAACCAGAACATTGTATGCCCTCCGCGGTAAAGACCCGGTAACCAGCCATATCAACACCATTATGGATTATACCTTTTACTGGTTCATGGGTATTTATGATTACTACCAATACACCGGCGATAAAAGCTTCATTAAACAAATGTATCCCCGCATGCAAAGCCTGATGAGCTATTGCCTGCAACGCCGCGATAAAAATGGCCTCATGGAAGGCTTACCCGGCGATTGGGTATTTATTGACTGGGCCGATAAACTCAGCAAAAAAGGAGATGTAAGCTTTGAGCAATTACTGCTCTGCCGCAGCCTGGAAACCATGGCTTTATGCGCCAATGTTATGGATGATAAAACAGGTAACGATCAATACCAAAAACTGTCGGCAGATCTGAAATCAAAGATCTTCTCCCTGTACTGGAACAGTGATAAGCATGCTTTTGTACACAGCCTGGTTGATGGTAAGCAAAGCGATAATGTTACCCGCTATACTAATATGTTTTCGATATTTTTCAATTATCTGAATCCCGGCCAGCAGCAGGAAATAAAAAAATACGTACTGCTGAATGATAATATCCAAAAGATAACTACGCCCTACATGCGCTTTTATGAACTGGAAGCGCTTTGCGCCATGGGCGAGCAAAGTTATGTGCTTAAAGAAATGAAGGACTACTGGGGTGGCATGCTCAACCTCGGCGCTACCTCTTTTTGGGAAGAATACAATCCCGCCAAAACCGGCGCCGACCGCTACGCTATGTATGGGCGCCCATTTGGTAAAAGCCTGTGCCATGCCTGGGGTGCAAGCCCGATCTACCTGCTGGGTAAATATTATCTGGGTGTAAAGCCAACAGCACCGGGTTATCAGCAATATTTAATTGAGCCGCAATTAGGTGACCTACAGTGGATGGAAGGTAGTGTACCAACTGCTAATGGGGATATCAAAGTATCGTGCAGTACTAAACAAATTAAAGTAAGCAGTAATACCGGGACTGGACTATTACGCTTTATAAGTACATCTAAACCGGTTTGCAGAGAGGGAGAATTAACCGCAAAAGCTAACGGTACCTATGAACTTACCATCCAAAAGCAAAAACAATACACCATAAACTATAGCGCAAAAAAATGA